One window of Peteryoungia desertarenae genomic DNA carries:
- a CDS encoding glutathione binding-like protein — translation MSDLSAFPITSKWPAQNPEIIQVYSLPTPNGVKVTIALEELGLPYEAHMVSFGTNEQKSPEFVSLNPNGRIPAIIDPNGPDGQPIGIFESGAVLVYLAEKTGKLMAREGAARYATLQWLMFQMGGVGPMFGQFGHFYKFAADKVANNSYPTDRYRDETKRLLGVLEGQLSKHQWLAGNDYSIADIATFPWVRGLSIFYKADEVLELKNYPAVMAWLERALARPAVQKGWPAPA, via the coding sequence ATGTCCGATCTTTCAGCTTTTCCGATCACCAGCAAATGGCCAGCACAGAACCCGGAGATCATTCAGGTCTATTCACTGCCGACACCGAATGGCGTGAAAGTGACGATAGCGCTTGAAGAGCTTGGTCTGCCTTACGAGGCGCACATGGTGTCCTTCGGCACCAATGAGCAGAAATCACCCGAATTCGTTTCGCTCAATCCGAATGGCCGCATTCCGGCTATCATCGATCCAAATGGTCCGGATGGTCAGCCCATCGGCATCTTCGAATCCGGTGCCGTCCTGGTCTACCTCGCTGAAAAGACGGGAAAGCTGATGGCGCGCGAAGGTGCGGCCCGCTACGCCACCCTGCAATGGTTGATGTTCCAGATGGGTGGTGTTGGCCCGATGTTCGGTCAGTTCGGTCATTTCTACAAATTCGCCGCTGACAAGGTGGCCAACAATTCCTATCCGACAGACCGCTACCGCGATGAAACCAAACGCCTGCTCGGAGTTCTTGAGGGGCAGTTAAGCAAGCATCAATGGCTTGCGGGCAACGACTATTCCATTGCCGACATCGCAACATTTCCGTGGGTGCGCGGATTGTCGATTTTTTACAAGGCAGACGAGGTACTTGAACTGAAAAACTATCCTGCCGTCATGGCCTGGCTCGAGCGCGCGTTGGCCCGTCCGGCAGTCCAGAAAGGTTGGCCAGCCCCGGCCTGA
- a CDS encoding bifunctional riboflavin kinase/FAD synthetase, producing MTVFHRNEKKDPLPEKLKGGVIAIGNFDGVHRGHQAVLGRALALAEARGVPALVLTFEPHPRSVFNPDMPVFRLTPAPLRARILEVMGFHSVIEYPFDRPFSQRSAEDFIQSILVDWLGASEVVTGFDFHFGKGREGGPAYMMEAGRRHGFDVTLVDAFRDEGADVVSSSRIRLLIGEGNVSEAAGLLGYRFTVEAEVIKGQQLGRTLGFPTANMALAPETSLRPGIYAVRFRRANGSLHDGVASFGYRPTVTEEGAPLLETFLFDFSGDLYGEICSVSFFGRLRDEWKFEGLDPMVAQIHKDAEESRALLSGVQPISEIDARITF from the coding sequence ATGACCGTTTTCCATCGGAATGAGAAGAAGGATCCGCTGCCCGAAAAACTGAAGGGCGGCGTAATTGCAATCGGCAATTTCGATGGTGTCCACCGCGGGCATCAGGCCGTCCTCGGTCGTGCGCTGGCACTTGCAGAAGCCCGAGGCGTGCCGGCTCTGGTCCTGACCTTCGAACCCCATCCGCGCTCGGTCTTCAATCCGGATATGCCGGTTTTCCGCCTGACGCCTGCGCCTCTGAGAGCTCGCATCCTGGAGGTCATGGGCTTCCATTCGGTCATCGAATACCCGTTCGATCGGCCCTTCTCCCAGCGTTCGGCAGAAGATTTCATCCAGTCCATCCTGGTTGACTGGCTTGGCGCATCGGAAGTGGTCACCGGCTTTGACTTCCATTTCGGCAAGGGCAGGGAGGGTGGCCCCGCCTATATGATGGAGGCCGGACGACGTCACGGCTTCGACGTGACACTGGTCGATGCTTTCCGAGATGAGGGCGCAGATGTTGTCTCCTCCAGCCGTATCCGCCTGTTGATCGGTGAAGGCAATGTGAGTGAAGCGGCCGGTCTTCTCGGCTACCGCTTCACGGTTGAGGCCGAAGTCATCAAGGGTCAGCAACTGGGGCGCACTCTCGGCTTTCCGACGGCCAATATGGCGCTCGCTCCTGAAACAAGCCTTCGCCCCGGTATCTATGCGGTGCGTTTCCGTAGAGCCAATGGTAGCCTTCATGATGGCGTGGCAAGCTTCGGCTATCGCCCGACCGTAACGGAGGAGGGTGCGCCGCTTCTCGAAACCTTCCTCTTCGATTTTTCTGGCGATCTGTATGGCGAGATCTGCTCCGTCTCCTTCTTCGGTCGTCTGCGCGACGAGTGGAAATTCGAAGGTCTGGACCCAATGGTCGCCCAGATCCACAAGGACGCAGAAGAATCCCGAGCACTGCTCTCTGGCGTTCAGCCGATCAGCGAGATCGACGCCAGGATCACTTTCTGA
- a CDS encoding TIGR01459 family HAD-type hydrolase codes for MAQRISTLADVSGSYDVILSDVWGVLHNGIDAFPAASEALTAAREAGTTVVLITNSPRPAPGVILQLRAIGVADSAYDRIVTSGDVTRNLIAVGPKKVFLLGPERDMPLFDGLDVDVTGEADAEAIVCTGFFDDETEVPEDYHDMLTRFVARDAPFICANPDLVVERGHRIIPCAGAVAAYYQTLGGSTRIAGKPHRPIYEATMAAAKEARGKEIDLSKVLAIGDGMPTDVRGAIDAGFDLLYISAGIHAAEYSPNGQTDEAELHAFLARENAAPKFWMPRLA; via the coding sequence ATGGCCCAGCGCATCTCCACCCTTGCCGACGTGAGCGGAAGCTACGACGTGATCCTCTCCGATGTCTGGGGTGTCCTGCATAACGGCATTGACGCCTTCCCGGCGGCGTCAGAGGCGTTGACGGCGGCGCGGGAAGCGGGGACGACCGTCGTTCTCATCACCAATTCCCCGCGTCCGGCACCCGGCGTCATCCTGCAGCTTCGCGCAATCGGAGTGGCCGACAGTGCCTATGACCGGATCGTCACTTCGGGCGATGTCACACGCAACCTGATCGCGGTCGGGCCGAAGAAGGTGTTTCTTCTCGGCCCCGAGCGCGACATGCCACTCTTCGATGGCCTTGACGTGGACGTGACGGGCGAAGCGGACGCGGAAGCCATCGTCTGCACGGGCTTCTTTGATGATGAGACGGAAGTCCCCGAAGACTATCACGACATGCTGACGCGTTTCGTTGCGCGTGATGCGCCGTTCATCTGTGCCAATCCCGATCTGGTTGTTGAACGCGGTCATCGCATTATTCCATGCGCCGGTGCCGTCGCCGCCTATTACCAGACGCTTGGCGGCTCCACCCGCATTGCCGGCAAGCCGCATCGCCCCATTTACGAGGCCACGATGGCAGCCGCCAAGGAGGCGCGCGGCAAGGAAATCGATCTTTCCAAGGTGCTTGCCATTGGCGATGGCATGCCGACCGATGTGCGTGGCGCAATCGATGCCGGCTTTGACCTTCTTTATATTTCGGCAGGCATCCACGCTGCAGAATATAGCCCGAACGGCCAGACCGATGAGGCCGAACTGCACGCATTTCTCGCCCGGGAAAATGCCGCGCCGAAGTTCTGGATGCCGAGACTGGCCTGA
- a CDS encoding DUF6691 family protein: MRYLVVFLIGSLFGLGIVISGMANPAKVLNFFDLAGTFDPSLIFVMAGALLVAVPGYAVIFRKRSAPVFGPEFKLPKARQIDGKLVGGSATFGIGWGIAGFCPGAAIPALGLGDSSAFIFIAALLTGILIARQISNADFFAGRSKVA, from the coding sequence ATGCGCTATCTTGTCGTCTTCCTCATCGGCTCCCTCTTTGGTCTCGGCATCGTCATTTCGGGTATGGCAAACCCCGCCAAGGTGCTGAACTTCTTTGATCTTGCAGGCACATTCGACCCGAGCCTGATCTTCGTCATGGCTGGCGCTTTGCTGGTCGCGGTGCCCGGCTATGCCGTGATTTTCCGAAAGCGCAGCGCACCCGTCTTCGGCCCGGAATTCAAGCTGCCCAAGGCCCGCCAGATTGATGGCAAGCTGGTTGGCGGCTCGGCCACGTTCGGGATCGGCTGGGGGATCGCCGGCTTTTGTCCCGGTGCTGCCATTCCGGCGCTGGGTCTCGGCGACAGCTCGGCCTTCATCTTCATCGCCGCCCTGCTGACCGGCATCCTCATTGCCCGGCAAATCTCCAATGCCGATTTCTTTGCCGGGCGCAGCAAGGTGGCTTGA
- the hisG gene encoding ATP phosphoribosyltransferase, giving the protein MTITIGLPSKGRMKEDASAIFEKAGMKIVAVGNDRSYRGRVEGFDDVEIAYLSASEISREIGNGTVDFGVTGEDLIREGLAEADACVEITARLGFGHADVVVAVPEVWYDVDSMADLGDVAAEFRARHGRRLAIATKYWRLTQQHFSGSHGIQLYRIVESLGATEGAPAAGQADIIVDITSTGSTLRANHLKVLSDGVILRSEACLVRARKPEHEGNAMIGRIVEAVRGVL; this is encoded by the coding sequence ATGACCATCACCATCGGTCTGCCCTCCAAGGGCCGCATGAAGGAAGACGCCTCCGCCATCTTTGAAAAGGCCGGAATGAAGATCGTCGCTGTCGGCAATGACCGCTCGTATCGCGGCCGTGTCGAAGGTTTCGACGATGTCGAGATCGCCTATCTCTCGGCCTCCGAAATCTCGCGCGAGATCGGCAATGGCACGGTCGATTTCGGCGTGACGGGCGAAGACCTCATCCGCGAAGGATTGGCGGAAGCAGACGCCTGCGTCGAGATCACGGCCCGCCTCGGCTTCGGCCATGCCGATGTTGTCGTCGCCGTGCCGGAGGTCTGGTACGATGTTGATAGCATGGCCGATCTCGGCGATGTCGCCGCTGAATTTCGCGCCCGTCATGGCCGGCGTCTCGCCATCGCCACCAAATACTGGCGCCTGACGCAGCAGCATTTCTCCGGAAGCCACGGCATCCAGCTCTATCGCATTGTCGAAAGCCTGGGCGCCACCGAAGGCGCCCCCGCCGCCGGGCAGGCGGATATCATCGTCGACATCACCTCGACGGGCTCAACGCTTCGCGCCAATCACCTGAAGGTCCTCTCGGACGGCGTCATCCTGCGCTCCGAGGCCTGCCTTGTCAGGGCGAGGAAGCCGGAGCATGAAGGTAATGCGATGATCGGTCGGATCGTAGAGGCCGTGCGCGGGGTGCTTTGA
- a CDS encoding YeeE/YedE family protein, giving the protein MTEFTPLMSFAGGLLIGLSAVLLMLSWGRIAGMTAIIGGLLPPLDPDWKWKAAFLAGAVLAPALFVFAGGTVDYDVPVSAAALIIGGIITGIGVTFGSGCTSGHGICGMARFSRRSIVATLTFMAFAFLTTFLIRHVF; this is encoded by the coding sequence GTGACGGAATTCACGCCTTTGATGTCCTTTGCCGGTGGCCTCTTGATCGGCCTCTCGGCGGTTCTCCTGATGCTGAGCTGGGGCCGCATTGCCGGCATGACCGCTATTATCGGCGGGTTGTTGCCGCCTCTTGATCCGGACTGGAAGTGGAAGGCCGCATTTCTTGCAGGAGCCGTTCTGGCGCCGGCGCTTTTCGTGTTTGCTGGCGGGACTGTGGATTACGATGTGCCGGTGTCCGCGGCAGCCTTGATTATTGGCGGCATCATCACCGGTATTGGCGTGACCTTCGGCTCGGGCTGCACCTCCGGTCACGGCATTTGCGGCATGGCGCGTTTTTCGCGGCGGTCCATCGTCGCCACGCTGACCTTCATGGCCTTTGCCTTCCTGACCACCTTCCTCATCCGCCACGTATTCTAA
- the groES gene encoding co-chaperone GroES, whose protein sequence is MASTSFRPLHDRVVVKRVESEEKTKGGIIIPDTAKEKPAEGEVIAVGPGARKENGELVALDVKVGDRVLFGKWSGTEVKLDGVDLLIMKEADIMGVIG, encoded by the coding sequence ATGGCAAGCACATCTTTCCGTCCGCTTCATGATCGCGTTGTCGTCAAGCGCGTTGAATCTGAAGAAAAGACCAAGGGCGGCATCATCATTCCCGACACCGCAAAGGAAAAGCCGGCTGAAGGCGAAGTCATCGCTGTTGGCCCCGGCGCCCGCAAGGAAAACGGCGAACTCGTCGCGCTCGACGTCAAGGTCGGCGACCGCGTTCTGTTCGGGAAGTGGTCTGGCACCGAAGTCAAGCTCGATGGCGTTGACCTTCTGATCATGAAGGAAGCCGACATCATGGGCGTTATCGGCTGA
- the chrA gene encoding chromate efflux transporter, whose translation MHSAPATPHRPSFQELTFTFAKIGLMSFGGPAAQIGLMHRICVEEKGWIPEDRYMHALNYCMLLPGPEAQQLATYIGWLLHGVRGGIVAGLLFVLPGLVVILALSGLYAVYQETTLLAGLFFGLKAAVLAIVVEAVIRIGKRALKSGFHRFLAALAFIAHFFLALPFPLVVLVAGLAGLFFSRPVSVSDPVQGNEPSDRSYRPAFHRQLAVLLFWIILWLAPFPILALALGEGALSDVFALFAKMALVTFGGAYAVLAYVAQVAVEQYQWLRPGEMLDGLALAETTPGPLVLVLSYVGFLAGFRDPGIMHPLMAGLAGGLITAWATFVPSFIWIFAGAPYMERLRGNRRLNAALSAITAAVVGVILNLAVWFALHVVFTRIEDVTLLQVAGLSVSMPRPDFASMDLAALVIAVISALMIFRFHQGIGRTLIVSALLGLVARLVL comes from the coding sequence ATCCATTCTGCCCCTGCAACGCCACATCGGCCGAGTTTTCAGGAACTGACATTCACCTTTGCGAAGATCGGCCTGATGAGCTTCGGCGGGCCGGCAGCCCAGATCGGCCTGATGCATCGCATTTGCGTGGAGGAAAAGGGCTGGATACCCGAAGACCGTTACATGCATGCGCTGAACTACTGCATGCTCTTGCCGGGCCCCGAAGCGCAACAATTGGCGACCTATATCGGCTGGCTGTTGCACGGCGTGCGTGGTGGCATCGTGGCTGGCCTGCTTTTCGTCTTGCCCGGGCTCGTCGTCATTCTCGCGCTTTCGGGCCTCTATGCCGTCTATCAGGAGACGACACTGCTTGCCGGCCTGTTTTTCGGTTTGAAGGCGGCCGTTCTTGCCATTGTGGTGGAGGCCGTGATCCGCATCGGCAAGCGCGCGTTGAAATCCGGCTTTCACCGGTTTCTGGCGGCTCTTGCCTTCATCGCGCATTTTTTCCTCGCGCTTCCCTTTCCGCTGGTCGTCTTGGTGGCGGGTTTAGCCGGATTGTTCTTTTCGCGTCCCGTAAGCGTCTCGGACCCCGTGCAGGGCAACGAGCCTTCGGACCGGTCCTATCGCCCGGCTTTCCACCGCCAACTTGCGGTCCTGCTGTTCTGGATCATCCTTTGGCTCGCACCATTCCCGATTCTAGCGCTTGCGCTGGGTGAAGGCGCGCTGTCTGATGTGTTTGCCCTCTTCGCCAAGATGGCGCTGGTGACCTTCGGCGGGGCCTACGCGGTGCTCGCCTATGTCGCCCAGGTCGCGGTCGAGCAATATCAGTGGCTGAGGCCAGGTGAAATGCTGGACGGGCTGGCGCTAGCCGAAACCACGCCGGGGCCGCTGGTGCTTGTCCTTTCCTATGTCGGCTTCCTTGCCGGCTTTCGCGATCCCGGCATTATGCACCCCTTGATGGCGGGGCTTGCAGGCGGTCTAATCACGGCCTGGGCGACCTTTGTTCCAAGCTTCATCTGGATCTTTGCCGGAGCGCCCTACATGGAGCGCCTGCGCGGCAACAGGCGGCTGAATGCCGCTCTTTCGGCAATCACGGCAGCCGTAGTCGGCGTCATTCTGAACCTGGCTGTCTGGTTTGCTTTGCATGTGGTCTTCACCCGGATCGAGGATGTCACCCTGTTGCAGGTGGCTGGTCTCAGTGTTTCGATGCCGCGCCCCGACTTTGCGTCCATGGATCTGGCAGCGCTCGTCATCGCGGTCATTTCGGCCCTGATGATCTTCCGTTTTCATCAGGGCATCGGACGAACCCTGATTGTCTCGGCTCTTCTCGGCCTTGTCGCAAGGCTGGTGCTTTGA
- a CDS encoding DoxX family protein: MSATNNGLLVLVRLLLSFMFIMSGFGKLTDPAGTAGMIAGAGLPAADLLAYAAGLYELVAGLFILVGFQTKMTAWTVALFCVFTGLVFHTGTVAIEGWPEGALGWINTLNQIMVMKNITLAGGYIALAITGAGAYSLDARRGSAAAVAA; this comes from the coding sequence ATGTCTGCCACCAATAACGGCCTCCTCGTTCTCGTTCGTCTCCTTCTTTCCTTCATGTTCATCATGTCCGGCTTCGGCAAGCTGACCGATCCGGCCGGCACTGCCGGCATGATCGCCGGCGCCGGCCTACCTGCCGCCGACCTGTTGGCCTATGCGGCCGGCCTCTATGAGCTGGTTGCCGGCCTCTTCATCCTCGTCGGTTTCCAGACCAAGATGACGGCATGGACCGTCGCTCTCTTCTGCGTGTTTACCGGTCTCGTCTTCCACACTGGCACCGTTGCCATCGAAGGCTGGCCGGAGGGTGCGCTTGGCTGGATCAACACGCTGAACCAGATCATGGTCATGAAGAACATCACACTGGCCGGCGGCTACATCGCTCTCGCCATCACCGGCGCCGGTGCGTACTCGCTCGACGCCCGTCGCGGTTCGGCTGCCGCCGTCGCTGCCTGA
- a CDS encoding ATP phosphoribosyltransferase regulatory subunit, producing MPLTDMPDFAGTILQEFTSRGTTRVDTPVIQPAAPFLDMAGEDLRRRIFLTENERGESLCLRPEFTIPVCLRHIETATGTPKRYAYLGEVFRQRREGPQEFYQAGIEDLGDIATAAADARAISDSVAILTRLLPTKPLTVTLGDQSVFEAVVKALGLPAGWQKRLIQAFGNPVQIDQLLRTLATPTPVPGLAPEVSALLAKGDQEALIAHIDQTMQETGYLTNASRTPAEIARRLKEKLELSETRLDGAALLLLREFLSLELPLADASAALAGFADAAGLKLGSALSRFDERVAALANIGTDLTRITYRAAFGRPLDYYTGLVFEVAVEGKPAVLAGGGRFDRLLTLLGAETHIPAVGFSLWLDRIETERTDAAIRKVDAGFRTESPRREESQ from the coding sequence ATGCCCCTGACCGACATGCCGGATTTCGCCGGCACCATCCTGCAGGAATTCACATCACGCGGCACGACCCGCGTCGACACGCCCGTGATTCAGCCGGCTGCGCCGTTCCTCGACATGGCGGGTGAGGACCTGCGTCGCCGCATCTTCCTCACCGAAAACGAGCGCGGCGAAAGCCTCTGCCTGCGTCCGGAATTCACCATCCCCGTCTGCCTGCGCCACATCGAAACCGCGACCGGCACGCCGAAGCGTTATGCCTATCTCGGCGAAGTCTTCCGCCAGCGTCGTGAAGGCCCGCAGGAATTCTACCAGGCCGGCATCGAGGATCTCGGCGACATCGCGACCGCCGCAGCCGATGCCCGCGCGATCTCAGACAGCGTCGCCATCCTCACCCGCCTGCTGCCGACCAAGCCGCTGACCGTGACCCTCGGCGACCAGTCCGTGTTCGAAGCCGTGGTCAAGGCATTGGGACTTCCGGCCGGCTGGCAAAAGCGCCTGATCCAGGCCTTCGGCAACCCGGTCCAGATCGACCAGCTCCTGCGCACCCTCGCAACGCCGACACCGGTGCCGGGTCTGGCGCCGGAGGTTTCTGCCCTGCTGGCAAAGGGTGATCAGGAGGCCTTGATCGCCCATATCGATCAGACCATGCAGGAAACTGGCTATCTCACCAATGCGAGCCGCACCCCTGCCGAGATCGCCCGCCGCCTGAAGGAGAAGCTGGAACTCTCCGAGACCCGCCTCGATGGCGCGGCTCTTCTTCTGCTGCGCGAATTCCTCTCGCTCGAACTGCCGCTCGCCGATGCCTCGGCAGCCCTTGCCGGCTTTGCCGATGCTGCCGGTCTGAAGCTTGGTTCAGCGCTGAGCCGCTTCGACGAACGCGTGGCAGCGCTGGCGAATATTGGCACGGATCTGACCCGCATCACCTACCGCGCCGCCTTTGGCCGCCCGCTGGATTATTACACCGGCCTCGTCTTCGAAGTCGCCGTTGAAGGCAAACCCGCCGTGCTCGCCGGTGGCGGTCGTTTCGACCGGCTGCTGACCCTTCTCGGGGCCGAGACGCATATCCCCGCCGTCGGCTTCTCGCTCTGGCTCGACCGCATAGAAACCGAGAGGACGGACGCGGCGATCCGAAAAGTGGATGCCGGTTTTCGGACGGAATCGCCGCGCAGGGAGGAGAGCCAATGA
- the groL gene encoding chaperonin GroEL (60 kDa chaperone family; promotes refolding of misfolded polypeptides especially under stressful conditions; forms two stacked rings of heptamers to form a barrel-shaped 14mer; ends can be capped by GroES; misfolded proteins enter the barrel where they are refolded when GroES binds), producing MAAKEIKFGRTAREKMLHGVDILADAVKVTLGPKGRNVIIDKSFGAPRITKDGVSVAKEIELEDKFENMGAQMVREVASKTNDIAGDGTTTATVLAQAIVREGAKAVAAGMNPMDLKRGIDLAVAEVVKDLQAKAKKISTSAEVAQVGTISANGDTQVGNDIAEAMQKVGNEGVITVEEAKTAETELEVVEGMQFDRGYLSPYFVTNPEKMVADLEDAFILLHEKKLSNLQAMLPVLEAVVQTGKPLVIIAEDVEGEALATLVVNKLRGGLKIAAVKAPGFGDRRKAMLEDIAILSGGTVISEDLGIKLESVTLDMLGRAKKVSITKENTTIVDGAGAKSDIEGRVAQIKAQIEETTSDYDREKLQERLAKLAGGVAVIRVGGSTEIEVKERKDRIDDALNATRAAVQEGIVPGGGTALLRSSTKITVKGVNDDQEAGINIVRRALQSLVRQIATNAGDEASIIVGKILDKNEENYGYNAQTGEFGDMIAMGIVDPVKVVRTALQNAASVASLLITTEAMIAELPKKDSPAMPDMGGMGGMGGMM from the coding sequence ATGGCAGCTAAAGAAATCAAGTTTGGCCGCACCGCGCGCGAAAAGATGCTGCATGGCGTCGACATTCTCGCTGACGCCGTGAAGGTAACGCTCGGCCCGAAGGGTCGTAACGTCATCATCGACAAGTCCTTCGGCGCTCCGCGCATCACCAAGGACGGCGTATCGGTCGCCAAGGAAATCGAACTGGAAGACAAGTTCGAAAACATGGGCGCCCAGATGGTCCGCGAAGTTGCTTCGAAGACCAATGACATCGCCGGTGACGGCACCACCACTGCAACCGTTCTGGCCCAGGCCATCGTTCGCGAAGGCGCCAAGGCTGTTGCTGCCGGCATGAACCCGATGGACCTGAAGCGCGGTATCGACCTCGCCGTTGCGGAAGTCGTCAAGGATCTGCAGGCCAAGGCAAAGAAGATCTCCACCTCGGCTGAAGTTGCCCAGGTCGGCACGATCTCGGCAAATGGCGACACGCAGGTCGGTAACGACATCGCTGAAGCCATGCAGAAGGTTGGCAACGAAGGCGTCATCACCGTCGAAGAAGCCAAGACCGCCGAAACCGAACTCGAAGTCGTCGAAGGCATGCAGTTCGATCGCGGCTACCTGTCGCCCTACTTCGTGACGAACCCGGAAAAGATGGTCGCCGACCTCGAAGACGCGTTCATCCTGCTGCACGAGAAGAAGCTCTCGAACCTCCAGGCCATGCTGCCGGTTCTCGAAGCCGTCGTTCAGACCGGCAAGCCGCTCGTCATCATCGCTGAAGACGTCGAAGGCGAAGCCCTTGCGACACTCGTCGTCAACAAGCTGCGTGGCGGCCTGAAGATCGCTGCCGTCAAGGCTCCGGGCTTCGGCGATCGCCGCAAGGCCATGCTGGAAGACATCGCCATCCTCTCGGGCGGCACCGTCATCTCCGAAGACCTCGGCATCAAGCTCGAGTCGGTTACCCTCGACATGCTCGGCCGCGCCAAGAAGGTCTCGATCACCAAGGAAAACACCACCATCGTTGATGGCGCCGGTGCAAAGTCCGACATCGAAGGCCGCGTTGCCCAGATCAAGGCGCAGATCGAAGAAACCACTTCGGACTACGACCGCGAGAAGCTCCAGGAGCGTCTGGCCAAGCTCGCCGGTGGCGTTGCCGTCATCCGCGTCGGTGGCTCGACCGAAATCGAAGTCAAGGAGCGCAAGGACCGCATCGACGACGCTCTGAACGCGACCCGCGCGGCCGTTCAGGAAGGCATCGTACCGGGCGGTGGTACCGCTCTCCTGCGTTCTTCCACGAAGATCACCGTGAAGGGCGTCAACGACGACCAGGAAGCCGGCATCAACATCGTTCGCCGTGCGCTCCAGTCGCTGGTTCGCCAGATCGCCACCAATGCTGGTGACGAAGCTTCGATCATCGTCGGCAAGATCCTCGACAAGAACGAAGAAAACTACGGCTACAACGCCCAGACCGGCGAATTCGGTGACATGATCGCCATGGGTATCGTCGACCCGGTCAAGGTCGTTCGCACCGCCCTGCAGAATGCAGCTTCGGTTGCCTCGCTGCTGATCACCACCGAAGCCATGATTGCCGAACTTCCGAAGAAGGACTCGCCGGCAATGCCTGACATGGGCGGCATGGGTGGCATGGGCGGCATGATGTAA